The Rhodobacter sp. CZR27 genome includes a window with the following:
- a CDS encoding phospholipid-binding protein MlaC, whose product MPNELSPFARPNRRLVTAGLVAGLAAGVMPWRAEALDTASARALVVQAVAEVNRTINSGKSEQAMFADFERLFVQYADVPAIARTALGVAGRSASRAELAAFTKAYQGYISRKYGKRFREFIGSEIKVIDARQMKSAVEVISTAYLRNENPFEVRWHVSDKSGRPAFFNIIIEGVNMLASERTEIGAMLDRQRGSIPALTEQLKRAS is encoded by the coding sequence ATGCCCAATGAACTTTCCCCCTTCGCAAGGCCCAACCGTCGGCTCGTGACGGCGGGCCTGGTGGCGGGCCTGGCCGCTGGCGTCATGCCCTGGCGCGCGGAGGCGCTTGATACGGCCTCGGCCCGCGCGCTGGTGGTCCAGGCCGTGGCGGAGGTGAACCGCACGATCAACTCCGGCAAGTCCGAGCAGGCCATGTTCGCCGATTTCGAGCGGCTCTTCGTGCAGTATGCCGATGTGCCGGCCATCGCGCGCACCGCCCTGGGTGTCGCGGGCCGCAGCGCGAGCAGGGCGGAACTCGCCGCCTTCACGAAGGCCTATCAGGGCTACATCAGCCGCAAGTATGGCAAGCGCTTCCGCGAGTTCATCGGCAGCGAGATCAAGGTGATCGACGCCCGCCAGATGAAGAGCGCGGTCGAGGTGATCTCGACCGCCTACCTGCGCAACGAGAACCCCTTCGAGGTGCGCTGGCATGTCTCGGACAAGTCGGGGCGCCCGGCCTTCTTCAACATCATCATCGAGGGCGTGAACATGCTCGCCTCGGAGCGGACCGAGATCGGCGCCATGCTGGACAGGCAGCGCGGCTCGATCCCGGCGCTGACCGAGCAGCTGAAACGCGCGAGCTGA
- a CDS encoding VacJ family lipoprotein — MEHRTSSIQGHRIMARCALLAVLVASVSACAGTAGPTQAINDPDEADNRKIHEFNKSFDRNFVRPLSQGYSRLPDPVERGIDNVAENFDLPKEALNSLLQGRPVAALENTARFAVNSTVGLLGIFDPAGEMGLEGHETDFGETLYVWGAEEGVYGEVPFFGPRTERDVVGEVVDIAMNPLRLIVPSAFGPFGTAAEGASILGERAQYSDTIDSVLYESADSYAQSRLLYLQNRRFELGQTGGADDVYIDPYATDPYEDFDAQ, encoded by the coding sequence GTGGAACACCGAACATCCAGCATCCAGGGGCACCGAATCATGGCCCGTTGCGCCCTTCTGGCGGTTCTCGTGGCCTCCGTCTCGGCCTGCGCCGGAACCGCCGGTCCGACCCAGGCGATCAATGACCCGGACGAGGCCGACAACCGCAAGATCCACGAGTTCAACAAGTCGTTCGACCGCAACTTCGTTCGCCCCCTGTCGCAGGGCTATTCACGGTTGCCCGATCCGGTGGAACGCGGGATCGACAATGTCGCCGAGAACTTCGACCTGCCGAAGGAGGCGCTGAACAGCCTGCTTCAGGGGCGGCCGGTCGCCGCGCTGGAGAACACGGCGCGCTTCGCCGTCAACTCGACCGTCGGCCTCCTGGGGATCTTCGATCCCGCAGGAGAGATGGGCCTTGAGGGGCACGAGACGGATTTCGGCGAGACCCTGTATGTCTGGGGCGCCGAGGAAGGCGTCTATGGCGAGGTTCCGTTCTTCGGTCCGCGGACCGAGCGCGACGTCGTCGGCGAGGTGGTCGACATCGCGATGAACCCGCTTCGCCTGATCGTGCCCTCGGCCTTCGGGCCGTTCGGCACGGCGGCCGAGGGCGCCTCAATACTTGGTGAACGGGCGCAGTATTCCGACACGATCGACTCTGTCCTATATGAAAGCGCCGACAGCTATGCTCAGAGCCGGCTGCTCTACCTGCAGAACCGGCGCTTCGAGCTTGGACAGACCGGCGGTGCGGACGATGTCTACATCGACCCCTACGCCACCGACCCCTATGAGGATTTCGATGCCCAATGA